The Parabacteroides sp. AD58 genome includes a window with the following:
- a CDS encoding ABC transporter permease, which translates to MKHVLLSLRTIFRFKTYTGINVVGLALSLACVFILVRYIHQEMTVNHFVPELDRTFLTAEVKEDGSARLSSSGNPNKDVEFRNPLDDPSVERYSRFILLEEDFIETGSSRYNLNSLVVDTSFFQLIPYPCLEGTMRLAPNDALITHTFAKRIFGKESPIGKEFTTSTGKLVRVVGVVGQPSTKSSFQFDMVFSTELTDWSLVPYEVVRLYRPEDVVALNKKNAKPMKLSYTMDEEIFYRMYPLRELYLNQEVQIYVKTFLRGNTDVLKLLALVSGLILLVGLFNYVNLYTVVMQKRGKELGIKQIFGASKKQIFGQLYVENMCLNGIALLVVWLIVEVTRQVVATKYGIPVQSDSGFDWLLSGSVLFVLPFLTALYPFWKYTHAVPVRSLHSVFVGGKSLASRFVFLFFQYIITFCLVVAAIYLSRQLYFLLHTDVGYQAENVIQCRIWRENPSLYSMSIEEHDKEMAKAKSTCALIEKRLQESPVLTGFVYGEPPYQLSGPLHFKAENGEETDAFYLYTDKKYMELFGFRVTEGRTWNDGDELVQYKVIANRAFLHALHIKDWRTEKVTPNRRLWWNSFERLNTPQPHEIVGVMEDFRSGHLSGGNQPIVFVFNEGDPRDALYISFVPGKEKEAIAYLKQVYAEAIGSGEFEYSLVTDEIAKLHAEDRKVMLVIITFALIAVGISCLGLFGLSLYDIRQRYREIGLRKVHGAQVGDIYRLLIKKYVYVLLLAYLVGSIVAYLSIERYMETFVHRAPLSFWIFLVAGVLVALVALLTLYGQVRRASRINPADVIKRE; encoded by the coding sequence ATGAAACACGTGTTGTTATCATTGAGAACAATTTTCCGTTTTAAGACTTATACGGGGATTAATGTAGTAGGCTTGGCACTGAGTTTGGCTTGTGTGTTTATCTTAGTACGTTATATTCATCAGGAAATGACGGTAAACCACTTTGTTCCGGAATTGGATCGGACATTTCTGACGGCTGAAGTAAAAGAAGACGGAAGTGCTAGGTTATCAAGCAGCGGGAATCCGAATAAGGATGTGGAATTCCGAAATCCGTTGGACGATCCGTCTGTCGAACGATATAGCCGGTTCATCTTGTTGGAAGAAGACTTTATCGAAACGGGAAGTTCTCGATATAACTTAAACTCGTTAGTAGTCGATACGTCGTTCTTTCAGTTGATTCCTTATCCTTGTCTGGAAGGAACGATGAGGCTGGCTCCGAATGATGCCTTGATTACACATACTTTCGCAAAACGTATCTTTGGAAAAGAAAGTCCGATAGGAAAAGAATTTACAACGTCAACCGGGAAATTGGTTCGGGTCGTAGGTGTAGTTGGTCAACCTTCTACAAAGTCTTCTTTTCAGTTTGATATGGTATTTTCCACTGAATTGACAGATTGGTCACTGGTGCCATACGAAGTAGTACGCCTTTATCGTCCGGAAGATGTTGTGGCATTGAATAAGAAGAATGCGAAACCCATGAAATTAAGTTATACCATGGATGAAGAAATCTTTTATCGGATGTATCCGCTACGAGAACTTTATCTGAATCAAGAGGTACAAATCTACGTTAAGACGTTCTTGCGTGGAAATACGGATGTCTTGAAGTTATTGGCATTGGTATCGGGTTTGATCTTGTTGGTTGGCTTGTTCAATTACGTGAATCTGTACACGGTGGTAATGCAGAAGCGAGGGAAAGAATTAGGTATAAAACAGATCTTCGGAGCGAGTAAGAAGCAAATCTTCGGACAATTGTATGTCGAGAATATGTGTCTGAACGGGATCGCTTTGCTGGTAGTTTGGTTGATCGTAGAAGTCACCCGACAAGTAGTAGCTACGAAGTACGGTATTCCGGTACAATCGGATTCTGGATTTGACTGGCTGTTATCGGGAAGTGTATTGTTTGTCTTGCCGTTCCTGACAGCTCTTTATCCGTTCTGGAAATATACCCATGCAGTACCTGTCCGTTCGTTGCATTCGGTCTTTGTCGGAGGTAAATCGTTGGCTTCCCGTTTTGTCTTTCTGTTTTTCCAATATATCATTACGTTTTGTCTGGTGGTTGCAGCGATCTATTTAAGTCGGCAACTCTATTTCTTACTGCATACAGACGTAGGTTATCAGGCAGAGAACGTGATTCAATGCCGTATCTGGCGGGAGAATCCGTCGCTCTATTCCATGTCAATCGAAGAACACGACAAGGAAATGGCTAAAGCTAAGTCGACTTGTGCGTTGATAGAGAAACGTCTGCAAGAATCTCCTGTGCTGACAGGCTTTGTATATGGTGAACCTCCGTATCAATTGAGTGGCCCTTTACATTTTAAGGCAGAGAACGGAGAAGAAACGGACGCTTTTTATCTTTATACTGATAAGAAGTATATGGAGTTGTTTGGATTTCGAGTGACGGAAGGGCGTACTTGGAATGATGGAGATGAGTTGGTACAATATAAAGTAATTGCTAATCGGGCTTTTCTGCATGCTTTGCATATTAAGGATTGGAGAACAGAGAAAGTAACGCCCAATCGTCGTTTGTGGTGGAATAGTTTTGAGCGATTGAATACGCCGCAGCCTCATGAGATTGTCGGGGTGATGGAAGACTTCCGGAGCGGACATTTGTCAGGAGGAAATCAACCGATCGTATTTGTGTTTAACGAAGGTGATCCCAGAGATGCACTTTATATATCTTTCGTTCCCGGCAAAGAAAAGGAAGCGATTGCCTATCTCAAGCAAGTATATGCCGAAGCCATTGGAAGTGGCGAGTTTGAGTATTCATTGGTTACAGACGAGATTGCCAAGCTACATGCAGAAGACCGGAAAGTGATGTTGGTGATCATCACCTTTGCTTTGATAGCTGTAGGCATTTCCTGTCTGGGTTTGTTCGGTCTTTCGCTTTATGATATTCGTCAACGTTATCGGGAGATTGGTTTGCGGAAAGTACATGGTGCACAAGTCGGCGATATTTACCGGTTATTGATCAAGAAGTATGTTTACGTCCTGTTGTTGGCCTATCTGGTTGGTTCTATCGTAGCCTATCTCAGTATCGAGCGATATATGGAAACTTTTGTTCATCGTGCACCTTTGTCTTTCTGGATATTTCTGGTTGCAGGAGTATTGGTCGCCTTGGTCGCTTTGCTGACTTTGTATGGACAAGTCCGGCGTGCCTCTCGGATTAATCCAGCAGATGTCATCAAAAGGGAATAA
- a CDS encoding ABC transporter permease, producing MKYGFILKMVLRGWWRNKVFFLIAVISLSIGLAGTNLLLTYFIHDYFMERDNPDKERIFCLRQDNPFDDGQKVAFASIEAASDVQKKIPGVESFMQIQEYVASVRYKGQTYSDLEMIGADSTLPTFFPVDVISGDLKEALSSPNKIAIRESVVKRIFGKEDPLGKTLETESEGKRTAYEVVTVLAEQTQSLLKYDVLTSKTADYWGGATFLKLLPNVSAEQVEKAIRADKSIQTMMPDQTQYYVDSLPDLYFVQSQGTSQQPLPFIQQSQVQLLYIGLLAAILILVIACCNYTNMNLSRLMQQLKMIHVEKLMGGTLREIRMQLLGDVALTVVISFLLSLLIIADVLPVFNAVLKSRMTFAFFFSGQVLPLLLGFLLVMALVPAWYASRRLMRWSYSEYKMVSNGKRKHILMAVLVVVQFAISCGLVLATCIGEKQQRMILQQASHYEGLIETGDMFSPPAAPLKAELEKRVPGIESISLSLGSVLNSPIRELQIPQPDGTEKRSYLLTLYSDSSFLETMHIRQLTGHSPARLQQEYAYPVLVNESFVRQLVPAGVDPIGRSLQEFDTYADSLYVIGGTVEDFPINSLEKEITPITIHLPASSALGKANVLHIKLRPEDKEETIRQIAQIWEEINAKQAFQYMDMHALFMERNARFVSFAQVITVYAVIGLLLTLFGLFGITWYATRQRIREISIRKIHGASRWQIVWLLNKPFMVYAVIAYLIALPITYGLLSNWLEQFAYHVSFSILDWLLPFLVIWLVSVITVGIQAYVLMKVDPVKCLKVE from the coding sequence ATGAAATACGGGTTTATACTGAAGATGGTTTTACGCGGGTGGTGGCGGAACAAAGTGTTTTTCCTCATTGCCGTGATCAGCTTGTCGATCGGATTGGCTGGGACGAATCTGTTGCTGACTTATTTTATCCATGATTATTTTATGGAGCGGGATAATCCGGATAAGGAACGGATCTTCTGCTTGCGGCAGGATAATCCGTTTGATGACGGGCAGAAAGTGGCTTTTGCTTCGATAGAGGCGGCTTCGGATGTGCAGAAGAAGATTCCCGGTGTGGAGAGTTTTATGCAGATACAGGAGTATGTTGCTTCTGTTAGGTATAAAGGACAGACATATTCCGATTTGGAAATGATTGGGGCTGATTCTACTTTGCCGACTTTCTTTCCGGTTGACGTTATTTCAGGAGATTTGAAGGAAGCCCTTTCCAGTCCGAATAAGATAGCCATTCGGGAATCTGTGGTAAAGCGAATCTTTGGAAAAGAAGATCCGTTGGGCAAGACCTTGGAAACAGAATCGGAAGGAAAGAGAACGGCTTATGAAGTGGTTACGGTATTGGCCGAGCAAACTCAGTCGTTGTTGAAGTATGATGTATTAACAAGTAAGACAGCTGATTATTGGGGTGGAGCCACGTTCTTGAAGTTATTGCCGAATGTTTCGGCAGAACAGGTGGAAAAGGCGATTCGGGCAGACAAGTCGATTCAGACAATGATGCCGGATCAGACTCAATATTATGTGGATTCGTTGCCTGACCTTTATTTTGTCCAGTCACAGGGAACGAGCCAGCAACCGCTTCCGTTTATCCAGCAAAGCCAGGTACAGTTATTGTATATCGGTTTGCTGGCTGCTATTTTGATCTTGGTGATTGCCTGCTGCAATTATACCAATATGAACTTGAGCCGGCTGATGCAGCAGTTAAAGATGATTCATGTGGAGAAACTGATGGGTGGAACGCTTCGTGAAATCCGGATGCAGTTATTGGGTGATGTGGCGCTGACGGTAGTGATCTCGTTCTTGCTTTCCTTGTTGATCATTGCGGATGTATTACCGGTGTTCAATGCGGTACTGAAGTCTCGGATGACGTTTGCTTTCTTCTTCAGCGGACAAGTTCTTCCGTTGTTACTTGGTTTCTTACTGGTGATGGCTCTTGTTCCGGCCTGGTATGCCAGCCGGCGTTTGATGCGCTGGTCGTATTCTGAATATAAAATGGTCTCGAACGGGAAGAGAAAACATATACTGATGGCGGTATTGGTTGTCGTCCAGTTTGCCATTTCCTGTGGTTTGGTATTGGCCACTTGCATCGGAGAGAAACAACAACGTATGATTCTGCAACAGGCATCTCATTACGAAGGATTGATCGAAACGGGAGATATGTTTTCGCCTCCGGCAGCGCCTTTGAAGGCTGAACTGGAAAAGCGGGTACCGGGAATCGAATCGATATCTTTGTCGCTAGGCTCTGTGCTGAATTCTCCCATTCGGGAGTTGCAGATTCCCCAACCGGACGGTACGGAAAAGCGTTCTTATTTGCTGACGTTATACAGTGATTCTTCTTTCTTGGAGACGATGCATATCCGGCAATTGACGGGACATTCGCCGGCTCGGCTTCAGCAAGAATATGCTTATCCGGTATTGGTCAATGAAAGTTTCGTGCGTCAGTTGGTACCGGCAGGCGTAGATCCGATTGGTCGTTCATTACAGGAATTTGATACCTATGCCGATTCTTTATATGTAATCGGTGGCACCGTTGAAGACTTTCCGATCAATTCGTTGGAGAAGGAGATAACACCGATTACCATTCACCTGCCTGCTTCGTCGGCCTTGGGTAAGGCGAATGTATTGCATATCAAACTTCGTCCGGAAGATAAAGAAGAGACGATCCGTCAGATAGCTCAGATATGGGAAGAGATCAATGCGAAGCAAGCCTTCCAATATATGGATATGCACGCCTTGTTTATGGAACGGAATGCGCGGTTTGTCTCTTTTGCGCAGGTCATCACTGTGTATGCCGTGATCGGATTGTTGCTGACTTTATTCGGTTTGTTTGGTATTACGTGGTATGCTACGCGCCAACGGATACGGGAAATCAGTATCCGGAAAATACATGGCGCCAGCCGTTGGCAGATTGTCTGGCTCCTGAACAAGCCGTTTATGGTGTATGCTGTGATAGCTTATCTGATCGCTCTTCCGATAACATACGGACTGCTTTCCAACTGGCTGGAGCAGTTTGCTTATCATGTATCTTTCTCGATACTTGACTGGCTGTTGCCTTTCCTGGTAATTTGGCTGGTATCTGTCATTACTGTAGGTATTCAGGCGTATGTTTTGATGAAGGTTGATCCGGTGAAGTGCCTGAAAGTTGAGTGA
- a CDS encoding ABC transporter ATP-binding protein, whose translation MIKTENLQKVFRTDEVETWALNNVSIEVKKGEFVAIMGPSGCGKSTLLNILGLLDNPTSGTYYLDGIEVSKYTESQRTNLRKGVIGFVFQSFNLIEELNVYENIELPLLYMGIPANERKRRIEEAMDRMAISHRSKHFPQQLSGGQQQRVAIARAVVGNPKLILADEPTGNLDSKNGKEVMELLTELNKEGTTVVMVTHSQHDAGYAGRTINLFDGQVVNEVQL comes from the coding sequence ATGATTAAGACAGAAAATTTACAGAAGGTTTTCCGTACAGACGAGGTGGAAACTTGGGCATTGAATAACGTAAGCATCGAAGTAAAGAAAGGCGAGTTCGTCGCTATTATGGGACCTTCAGGATGTGGTAAGTCCACTTTGCTGAATATTCTGGGCTTGTTGGATAATCCAACCAGCGGGACGTATTATCTCGACGGCATAGAGGTCTCGAAATATACCGAATCGCAGCGAACGAACTTGCGGAAAGGTGTCATCGGCTTTGTGTTCCAAAGCTTCAACCTGATAGAAGAATTGAATGTCTATGAGAACATCGAATTGCCGCTTTTGTATATGGGTATTCCTGCCAACGAACGGAAACGCCGTATCGAAGAAGCGATGGACCGGATGGCGATCAGTCACCGCTCGAAGCATTTCCCGCAGCAGTTGTCTGGCGGTCAGCAGCAACGTGTGGCGATTGCCCGTGCCGTTGTCGGGAATCCGAAGTTAATCCTGGCCGACGAGCCGACCGGTAACTTGGATTCAAAGAACGGAAAAGAAGTGATGGAGTTATTAACCGAATTGAATAAAGAGGGAACAACCGTTGTTATGGTAACGCACTCGCAGCATGATGCCGGCTATGCCGGGCGAACCATCAATCTGTTCGACGGACAGGTGGTAAACGAAGTGCAGTTGTAA
- a CDS encoding subtype B tannase, with the protein MDKKSLSWILGLGAMVQIAVAAPISISGNDVALKFNSEKGEQRTLVMPDGKTVKYVAYEKIYYVTNVEDSTYQYLNFYVPESALATEAGVPIFFRTYTGGYMAAKAEKPSETDATGRALLEGYAVCIPGSRGWNAEVSGQNGKTTFTGRAPAGLVDLKAAIRYLRFNDAIMPGDAEKIITDGTSAGGAMSALLGTTGNNPAYEPYLKAMGAANARDDVYASVCYCPITDLNHADMAYEWLYGCTNRKKRQLNDDQDAVSKELAAAYPAYLNSLGLKRADGTPLTDQNYLDYIKHFLIKSAQKAIAEGGVLPDDAGIIYYKPNKGGSSEFVVDIDMDQYLNYVVSTQPLKTPPAFDALHVLTDKPTPENQLFGDRTGNSVNFTSFSLLKATGNANAELDSHIQELVRIMNPMNFIQDSNSTHARYWYIRHGARDRDTSFPVPVNLATKLMNAGYEVDFALPWNRPHTGDYNLDDLFDWIKQIL; encoded by the coding sequence ATGGATAAGAAGAGCCTTTCTTGGATATTGGGGCTCGGAGCAATGGTGCAAATAGCTGTTGCTGCTCCAATATCAATTTCAGGGAATGACGTTGCTCTGAAATTTAATTCGGAAAAGGGCGAACAACGCACCTTGGTTATGCCGGATGGAAAGACCGTCAAGTACGTGGCGTACGAGAAAATCTATTATGTAACAAACGTAGAAGATTCAACTTACCAGTATCTGAACTTCTATGTGCCCGAATCGGCTTTAGCCACAGAGGCCGGTGTTCCTATTTTCTTCCGGACTTATACAGGTGGATACATGGCTGCCAAAGCGGAAAAGCCTTCCGAAACGGATGCGACGGGTCGTGCCTTACTCGAAGGTTATGCGGTTTGTATTCCGGGTTCGCGAGGTTGGAATGCGGAAGTCTCCGGCCAGAATGGGAAAACAACTTTCACGGGCCGTGCTCCGGCTGGTTTGGTGGATTTGAAAGCTGCCATTCGTTATTTGCGTTTTAATGATGCTATCATGCCGGGAGATGCAGAAAAGATCATTACAGACGGAACAAGTGCGGGCGGAGCTATGTCTGCTTTGTTGGGAACGACGGGTAATAATCCGGCTTACGAACCGTATCTGAAAGCAATGGGCGCGGCTAATGCGCGTGACGACGTATATGCTTCGGTTTGTTATTGCCCGATAACGGATTTGAACCATGCTGATATGGCTTATGAATGGCTGTATGGTTGTACAAATCGGAAAAAACGTCAGTTGAACGACGATCAAGATGCGGTATCTAAGGAACTGGCTGCTGCCTATCCTGCTTATCTGAATAGCTTAGGGTTGAAGAGGGCAGACGGAACGCCTTTAACTGATCAGAATTACTTAGATTATATTAAACATTTCTTGATTAAATCTGCTCAAAAGGCAATTGCCGAAGGTGGTGTTTTACCGGATGATGCCGGAATCATTTATTACAAACCGAATAAAGGGGGATCGAGTGAATTTGTCGTGGATATAGATATGGACCAATATCTGAATTATGTAGTCTCGACGCAACCGTTGAAGACTCCGCCGGCTTTCGATGCCTTGCATGTATTAACGGATAAACCGACTCCCGAAAACCAACTATTTGGTGATAGAACAGGAAATTCTGTAAATTTTACTTCCTTTAGTCTGCTGAAAGCAACGGGAAATGCCAATGCAGAACTCGACAGCCATATACAAGAACTAGTCCGGATTATGAATCCGATGAATTTTATTCAGGATTCTAATAGTACGCATGCACGTTATTGGTACATCCGCCACGGAGCTCGCGACCGGGATACCAGTTTCCCGGTACCAGTAAACTTGGCGACGAAATTGATGAACGCCGGTTATGAGGTTGATTTTGCCTTGCCTTGGAATCGTCCGCATACCGGAGATTACAATCTCGATGACTTGTTTGACTGGATCAAACAGATTTTATAA
- a CDS encoding NigD-like protein produces the protein MKLSFKKWMVLAVAAVCSMGFQSCLDNDDNDAYYLTIPNALVTVKPTGENSFFLQLDDTTTLLPVNMTSSPFGSKEVRALTNFSEVDEPSDGYSKAVHINWIDSILTKNMAPDLGLQNDSIYGTDPVEMVGDWVTIAEDGYLTLRFRTTSSYGSKHFVNLLSTNNPENPYEVEFRHNAYGNTYGEMADGLVAFKLDSLPDTEGKTVKLKLKWNSYSGEKSAEFDYCSRKSTPASASIASERATLSLE, from the coding sequence ATGAAATTAAGTTTTAAGAAATGGATGGTATTGGCAGTCGCTGCCGTGTGTTCAATGGGATTTCAGTCTTGTTTGGATAATGATGATAATGACGCGTATTATCTGACCATTCCGAATGCATTGGTTACCGTAAAACCTACGGGCGAGAATTCTTTCTTCTTGCAGTTGGATGATACAACAACGCTGCTGCCGGTTAATATGACTTCTTCTCCGTTCGGCTCAAAAGAGGTGAGAGCCTTGACGAACTTCTCAGAAGTAGATGAGCCGAGCGATGGTTATTCAAAGGCTGTTCATATTAATTGGATTGATAGTATTCTGACGAAGAATATGGCTCCCGATTTAGGCCTGCAGAATGATTCAATTTATGGAACAGATCCGGTTGAGATGGTAGGTGACTGGGTAACTATTGCAGAAGACGGTTATCTGACGCTGCGTTTCCGGACCACTTCTTCGTATGGCTCGAAGCATTTCGTCAACTTGCTTTCGACGAATAACCCGGAAAATCCGTATGAAGTAGAATTCCGTCACAACGCTTATGGTAATACCTACGGTGAAATGGCCGACGGACTGGTGGCTTTCAAATTAGACAGTCTGCCGGATACAGAAGGAAAGACTGTGAAGCTAAAGCTGAAATGGAATTCTTACAGCGGAGAAAAGTCGGCTGAGTTCGATTATTGCTCTCGTAAGTCAACACCCGCAAGTGCTTCTATTGCTTCTGAACGGGCGACTTTGTCGCTGGAGTAA
- a CDS encoding DUF4252 domain-containing protein produces MKMKGLFLAGLLWMAATGMQARGMEHFIDELASQQEVTRVSLGTAAMALGSMFTDTYGVKHIDVLCLEHCSDEVRTKFGQAIADLHDPDFEPLVSHSENGERTKIFVKIKDEMIREMVICHVDDEVAVVRLKGKIKPSDIEQVIQDHGSDR; encoded by the coding sequence ATGAAGATGAAAGGTTTATTTTTGGCGGGACTTTTATGGATGGCTGCAACCGGAATGCAGGCGAGAGGCATGGAGCATTTTATAGATGAACTGGCCTCGCAGCAGGAAGTGACACGGGTTTCTTTAGGCACTGCAGCGATGGCTCTCGGCAGTATGTTTACGGATACTTACGGAGTAAAGCACATCGACGTTTTGTGTCTGGAGCATTGTTCGGATGAAGTCCGGACGAAGTTTGGACAGGCTATAGCCGACTTACATGACCCCGACTTTGAACCGCTTGTTTCGCATTCGGAAAATGGGGAACGGACCAAGATATTCGTGAAGATAAAAGATGAAATGATTCGGGAGATGGTGATTTGTCATGTCGACGACGAGGTGGCTGTCGTTCGCCTGAAAGGAAAGATTAAACCATCGGATATCGAACAAGTCATACAGGATCATGGAAGTGACCGCTGA
- a CDS encoding RNA polymerase sigma factor, producing the protein MTADIFKRLYLPFHAKLYRIAFALVGNQEEAEDIVQEVYSRLWERKEELAAVRNPEAYAITLVKHFCLDYLRSPRASQPAAELEDAGEFLSDSSPEKETEEKDQIRQVQRWINELPLNQQQVLRLQGVEDYSVEEIEQITGYTAGNIRVLLSRARKTIREQFKKLYGNE; encoded by the coding sequence GTGACCGCTGATATCTTTAAGCGTCTTTATCTTCCGTTTCATGCAAAGCTTTATCGGATCGCATTTGCCTTGGTCGGGAATCAGGAAGAAGCTGAGGATATCGTACAGGAAGTTTATTCACGTCTGTGGGAACGGAAGGAAGAGCTGGCGGCTGTCCGGAATCCAGAAGCGTATGCCATTACATTGGTCAAGCATTTCTGCCTGGATTATCTTCGTTCTCCGCGGGCCAGTCAGCCGGCAGCCGAGCTGGAAGATGCAGGAGAGTTTCTGTCTGACTCATCTCCGGAAAAGGAAACGGAAGAGAAAGATCAGATTCGGCAAGTGCAGCGCTGGATCAATGAGCTTCCCTTGAATCAGCAACAGGTACTGAGGTTGCAGGGTGTGGAAGATTATTCAGTGGAAGAGATCGAACAGATCACCGGTTACACCGCCGGCAATATTCGGGTTTTACTTTCGCGTGCCCGGAAAACAATACGCGAGCAATTCAAAAAACTGTATGGAAATGAATGA
- a CDS encoding DUF4252 domain-containing protein, whose translation MKHQILLIVCLLCLSLTGYAQDKLFDKFSDMDHVSSVYISKSMFQMMPELSAAGLNLIHLKGKIDNLQVLSTEDAAVREEMKKDFHAAIGKTYESWMKVKSDGTKADFMVKKNGDKLHEMIMLADTDSSYVVIRMTGNFTMDDMQELAGQSENDNKK comes from the coding sequence ATGAAACATCAGATTCTTTTAATCGTTTGCTTATTGTGCTTAAGCTTGACGGGCTATGCACAGGACAAGTTATTTGATAAGTTCTCCGATATGGATCATGTATCCTCGGTTTATATATCCAAATCCATGTTTCAGATGATGCCGGAACTCTCGGCTGCCGGTTTGAACCTGATTCATCTGAAAGGAAAGATTGACAACCTGCAAGTGCTGTCAACTGAAGATGCTGCCGTCCGTGAAGAGATGAAAAAAGACTTTCATGCCGCCATTGGTAAAACCTATGAATCGTGGATGAAGGTAAAATCGGATGGAACGAAAGCCGACTTTATGGTGAAGAAGAACGGCGACAAACTCCATGAGATGATTATGCTGGCCGATACCGATTCTTCTTATGTGGTTATCCGGATGACAGGCAATTTTACCATGGATGATATGCAGGAATTGGCCGGACAATCCGAAAATGATAACAAAAAGTAA